One region of Dysidea avara chromosome 1, odDysAvar1.4, whole genome shotgun sequence genomic DNA includes:
- the LOC136238346 gene encoding uncharacterized protein — protein sequence MYTLIFAVFAQCASRLVWVPDSGPQYSYDSTLLVGPVDETYNQSSYQCFVLSHDGNVTESDVGTITIIGTFLLKACDITSPSTGIISVSCQLLGSLEMIQVTLMYTSCTSSQPVTIVGDSPLVISNLIGGDYTIEVAVMDSNNISDGNDEIVEMVTVSSGLPRSPKRSDSLSTGVVVVITLTPTLLIPITITAVITFLIMHLFIKKKMSNMVQHTTVQQPDNTTNKSATGTSPVLYELVELPDDNIIESGGIDLQTNPAYSSSGGYNDDDDVVMDTNPAYDT from the exons ATGTACACATTAATATTTGCTGTGTTTGCTCAGTGTGCC tccaGACTGGTGTGGGTACCTGATAGTGGACCTCAATACTCCTACGATAGTACATTATTAGTTGGTCCAGTGGATGAGACTTACAACCAGTCATCATATCAGTGTTTTGTCCTGTCACATGATGGTAATGTTACTGAGAGTGATGTTGGTACTATAACCATTATTG GTACCTTCCTTCTGAAAGCTTGTGACATAACCTCACCATCTACTGGTATTATTAGTGTGTCATGTCAGTTACTGGGATCACTGGAGATGATCCAAGTCACTTTAATGTATACCAGTTGTACTAGTTCTCAACCTGTTACTATAGTGGGGGATAGTCCCCTTGTTATATCAAACCTTATTGGTGGAGATTATACTATTGAAGTGGCTGTTATGGATAGTAATAACATCAGTGATGGAAATGATGAGATTGTAGAGATGGTGACTGTATCTAGTGGACTACCTAGATCACCAAAAA GATCAGATTCACTATCTACTGGAGTAGTAGTTGTTATAACTCTTACACCAACTCTACTCATACCAATCACTATCACTGCTGTCATCACATTTCTCATCATGCACTTGTTTATAAAGAAGAAGATGAGTAACATGGTACAacacactacagtacaacaACCTGATAACACTACTAATAAATCTGCTACTGGTACATCACCTGTATTGTATGAGCTAGTAGAGTTACCTGATGACAATATTATTGAAAGTGGTGGTATTGATCTACAGACTAATCCAGCATATAGTAGCAGTGGTGgttacaatgatgatgatgatgtggttaTGGATACTAACCCTGCTTATGATACTTGA